A genomic window from Paenibacillus sp. FSL K6-0276 includes:
- a CDS encoding ABC transporter permease: protein MTNTQTQITNNLIYKKKRDLSSIPGIQWLLFIIPAVYMLLLTFIPILKIMKLGIHNGEVYTFDYLVKVFTTPVYLKVILYTFKISIIATIVTLLLGYPVAYLLYKMKSDKWRNLTMALIMIPFWISVLIRTFTWMIMLQNEGLINKLLMGLGLIDEPLQLLYNTFGNAVGMIHYLFPYMVLCIYSVMRGIDGRLIQAAEGMGARPWKAFRDILLPLSIPGVIAGVLICFVFSLGFFITGVILGGPKDTMISNLIANFINVTLNWHLAAALSIILLAATLLLILVPFIIFRKHPALKGVI from the coding sequence ATGACGAATACGCAGACACAAATAACCAATAATCTGATTTATAAGAAAAAAAGAGATTTATCATCGATTCCGGGCATTCAGTGGCTCTTATTTATTATTCCGGCAGTTTACATGCTGTTGCTTACCTTTATCCCAATTTTGAAGATCATGAAATTGGGTATCCATAACGGAGAAGTTTATACTTTCGATTATCTCGTGAAGGTATTTACAACACCGGTTTATTTAAAAGTAATTCTTTACACATTTAAAATTTCCATTATTGCGACAATTGTTACTTTGCTGCTTGGTTATCCGGTAGCTTACTTACTCTATAAGATGAAATCAGATAAGTGGAGAAACTTGACGATGGCTCTGATCATGATTCCATTCTGGATCTCAGTACTGATCCGAACATTTACTTGGATGATCATGCTGCAGAATGAAGGATTGATTAACAAATTGCTGATGGGACTTGGCCTAATCGATGAACCGCTTCAGCTGCTTTACAATACATTTGGCAACGCTGTCGGTATGATTCACTATCTTTTTCCTTACATGGTTCTGTGTATCTATTCCGTCATGAGAGGCATTGATGGTCGATTGATTCAAGCTGCTGAAGGAATGGGAGCACGTCCATGGAAAGCGTTTCGCGATATACTGCTTCCGTTATCTATCCCCGGGGTAATTGCGGGGGTGTTGATCTGTTTTGTATTCAGTCTCGGATTTTTTATTACAGGCGTGATTCTAGGTGGTCCTAAAGACACTATGATCTCAAATCTCATTGCTAATTTTATTAATGTAACGTTAAATTGGCATTTGGCTGCAGCACTCTCAATTATTCTCTTGGCTGCAACGCTCCTATTAATTCTCGTCCCATTCATTATCTTTAGGAAGCATCCAGCTTTGAAAGGGGTGATATAA
- a CDS encoding ABC transporter ATP-binding protein — MAAHLEIRSAQKLYKKYTAVDNVHLSINKGEFVTILGPSGSGKTTLLKLIAGFESIDGGTIFLDGQDITKKKAYERNIGMVFQNYALFPHMTIFDNIAYPLRLRKFSKQEIKEQVHKVLEIVRLEDFSTHFPNQLSGGQQQRVALARAIIFNPPLLLLDEPLGALDRNLRQQMQFEIKHIQEKLGITTVNVTHDQEEALTMSDRICVMNKGKVEQIDSPERLYNHPQSKFVSSFIGEINWLKGKVIRTESGMSVIKLLSGEVVQIESENELPANSTVLIAVRPENLHIVQDKSYCTYAFQARVLEKTYVGDSFRIDVVTNMDEQFSIKLRYGSSKQIAVGDEIQIGWNAKDASLIPDDEAIPAS; from the coding sequence ATGGCAGCTCATTTGGAGATCAGAAGCGCACAAAAGCTTTACAAAAAATATACAGCTGTTGATAACGTTCATTTATCTATTAATAAAGGTGAGTTTGTTACTATTTTGGGGCCAAGTGGTTCAGGGAAAACGACATTGCTCAAGCTTATTGCTGGCTTTGAATCTATCGATGGCGGAACGATATTTCTGGATGGCCAGGATATTACCAAGAAGAAGGCTTATGAACGCAATATTGGCATGGTATTTCAAAACTATGCCTTATTTCCACATATGACCATTTTTGATAATATTGCATATCCACTTCGCTTACGTAAATTCTCGAAGCAAGAGATTAAGGAGCAGGTGCATAAAGTGCTGGAAATTGTTCGTCTTGAGGACTTTTCCACGCATTTTCCTAATCAACTTAGCGGTGGTCAGCAGCAGCGAGTGGCATTAGCAAGGGCAATTATTTTTAATCCGCCTTTGTTATTGCTGGATGAGCCGCTTGGTGCTCTAGACAGAAATTTACGCCAACAAATGCAGTTTGAAATTAAGCATATTCAAGAGAAATTAGGTATTACAACAGTTAACGTAACGCATGATCAGGAAGAAGCTTTAACGATGTCAGATCGTATCTGTGTCATGAATAAGGGGAAAGTCGAACAAATTGACTCTCCTGAGAGACTGTACAACCATCCGCAAAGTAAATTTGTCTCATCCTTTATCGGTGAGATCAATTGGCTCAAAGGGAAAGTGATTCGAACAGAATCAGGTATGTCTGTGATTAAACTTTTAAGTGGAGAAGTGGTTCAGATTGAATCAGAGAATGAACTCCCAGCCAACTCAACCGTATTGATTGCCGTTCGACCTGAAAATCTTCATATTGTTCAAGATAAATCTTACTGTACGTATGCTTTTCAAGCCAGAGTTTTGGAGAAAACTTATGTTGGGGATTCGTTCCGCATTGATGTAGTAACCAATATGGACGAACAATTCAGTATCAAGCTACGATATGGAAGTTCGAAGCAAATCGCAGTCGGAGATGAGATTCAGATTGGCTGGAATGCAAAGGATGCCTCCTTAATTCCTGACGACGAAGCTATCCCTGCTTCTTAG
- a CDS encoding aldehyde dehydrogenase family protein — protein MDIKNMYIDGKWVLGSGGRTRKIINPATEEVISIVTEGNVDDIKLAIVAAHRAFYEDGWIESKARYRSELLLRLASKLEEASEEFAILETLNNGKPINESRFDVIDAVNQFRYYAGLATKPHGQVYDVPDDVQAMVVIEAIGVVALITPWNYPLVMATQKIAAAIAAGCTVVVKPASVTPLTVIKLFELIDQLDFPNGVINLVLGPGATIGNEISVNPLVDKISFTGGTETGIEIAQKAAHTMKRLSLELGGKSPLVVFEDADFDVAVEYALFAVFANQGQVCSAGSRLIVQESLYERFVAELLLQVKKIKIGPGIEEDTLMGPLVSENQLKNVLGYVDIGSNEGATLLCGGKQIEGKGYFIEPAIFTDTTPDMRIVQEEIFGPILVIQKFSTEEEAIRLANGTKFGLAAGVFTNDSAKGMRVIRKIRAGITWINTYHNTYNEAPWGGFKMSGIGRDLGTYGFQQFLEPKQINIKLNVTPAGWLSQ, from the coding sequence ATGGATATTAAGAACATGTACATTGATGGTAAATGGGTGCTCGGAAGTGGAGGAAGGACGCGTAAGATAATAAATCCTGCCACAGAAGAAGTTATTTCGATTGTTACCGAAGGCAATGTAGATGATATTAAATTAGCAATTGTGGCGGCACATAGAGCGTTCTATGAAGATGGCTGGATCGAAAGTAAGGCAAGATATCGTTCAGAATTGTTGCTTCGTCTTGCAAGTAAGTTAGAGGAGGCATCAGAGGAATTTGCCATACTCGAAACGTTGAATAATGGAAAGCCCATTAATGAATCGAGATTTGATGTCATCGATGCGGTGAATCAGTTCAGATATTACGCAGGGTTAGCAACCAAGCCACACGGACAGGTGTATGACGTACCAGATGATGTTCAAGCAATGGTAGTTATAGAAGCAATTGGCGTTGTGGCATTAATTACGCCATGGAATTATCCATTAGTGATGGCGACGCAAAAGATTGCAGCTGCAATCGCTGCAGGATGTACGGTAGTAGTAAAACCAGCCTCTGTTACCCCACTTACAGTCATTAAATTGTTTGAGTTGATCGACCAATTAGATTTTCCGAATGGTGTCATTAATCTTGTTCTGGGACCAGGGGCTACGATTGGGAACGAAATATCTGTAAATCCACTTGTTGATAAGATCTCCTTTACTGGAGGGACAGAAACAGGAATTGAAATCGCTCAAAAGGCAGCTCATACTATGAAAAGATTAAGCCTAGAACTAGGGGGGAAATCTCCTCTGGTCGTGTTTGAAGATGCAGACTTTGATGTGGCAGTTGAATATGCGCTTTTTGCAGTTTTCGCCAATCAGGGTCAAGTGTGCTCTGCAGGATCCCGACTCATTGTTCAAGAAAGCTTGTATGAGCGATTTGTAGCGGAATTATTACTCCAAGTGAAAAAGATCAAGATCGGACCTGGTATTGAGGAAGACACGTTAATGGGCCCTCTCGTATCAGAAAATCAGTTAAAAAATGTTCTAGGATACGTAGATATCGGTTCAAATGAAGGTGCGACATTGCTATGTGGTGGTAAACAAATTGAAGGTAAGGGCTATTTCATTGAACCTGCAATTTTTACCGATACGACACCTGATATGAGAATTGTACAAGAAGAAATATTCGGACCTATTCTTGTTATTCAGAAGTTCAGTACCGAAGAGGAAGCCATCCGTTTAGCCAACGGTACTAAATTTGGCCTAGCAGCTGGCGTATTTACGAACGATTCCGCAAAAGGAATGAGAGTAATTCGTAAGATTAGAGCAGGTATTACTTGGATTAATACCTACCACAACACTTACAATGAAGCACCATGGGGTGGATTTAAGATGAGTGGTATTGGAAGAGATTTAGGTACATATGGATTCCAACAGTTTTTGGAGCCTAAACAAATTAATATCAAACTGAATGTTACTCCAGCAGGCTGGTTGTCACAATAA
- a CDS encoding ABC transporter substrate-binding protein, whose protein sequence is MLKRITVMTLVFALSASLVACSTKEGNSDQAQKLTIVDWDANSISYRQAAVYDAFEKKYNVKIELETPPDYGKLQAMVDSGNVTWDVVNVDSFYGKLAGQQGLFEPLDYNVINKEGYNDQTATANFIASDSFATVISWNPTKIDAANAPKTWADFWDTSKYPGGRSAYKFPAPTIEMALLADGVTKDKLYPLDVDRAFKKLDGIKKEFKTWWTSGAQVPELLTNGTATLSTAYDGTLTAQKKKGTPVEFTYENAFRSYLGWVIPKGTKNKDLAMKFIAFSTSQDVQLEYGKNADYAPANQKAIDKLSDADKQRLGVTPELQEMQIAADDSYWIENFDKLNERFGQWLLE, encoded by the coding sequence ATGTTGAAAAGAATAACCGTTATGACTTTGGTCTTTGCTTTAAGCGCCTCATTAGTGGCGTGTAGTACAAAAGAAGGTAATTCAGATCAAGCACAGAAATTAACGATCGTTGATTGGGATGCAAACTCGATCAGTTATCGACAAGCAGCAGTGTACGATGCCTTCGAGAAAAAATATAACGTGAAGATTGAATTAGAAACACCGCCAGATTACGGAAAGCTGCAAGCGATGGTAGATAGCGGAAACGTCACTTGGGATGTCGTGAATGTTGACTCTTTCTATGGAAAACTAGCCGGTCAACAAGGGCTGTTCGAGCCTTTGGATTATAATGTCATTAATAAAGAGGGATACAACGATCAAACAGCAACAGCTAATTTTATCGCTTCTGATTCCTTTGCTACCGTCATTAGCTGGAATCCGACAAAGATTGATGCAGCAAATGCACCCAAGACATGGGCAGATTTCTGGGATACGAGCAAATACCCTGGCGGTCGATCTGCTTATAAATTCCCGGCTCCAACTATTGAAATGGCATTATTAGCTGATGGTGTGACCAAAGATAAGCTTTATCCGTTAGATGTGGACCGTGCGTTCAAGAAATTAGATGGAATTAAAAAAGAGTTTAAAACTTGGTGGACGAGTGGTGCGCAAGTGCCGGAACTGTTAACCAATGGAACGGCTACCCTATCAACGGCTTATGATGGTACGCTGACTGCGCAAAAGAAAAAGGGAACACCTGTAGAATTCACATATGAGAACGCATTCCGTTCTTATCTCGGCTGGGTAATTCCAAAGGGTACTAAAAACAAAGATTTGGCAATGAAATTTATCGCTTTCTCTACTTCCCAAGACGTGCAGCTGGAATATGGCAAGAATGCTGATTATGCACCTGCGAATCAAAAAGCGATCGACAAATTGTCGGATGCGGATAAGCAGCGTCTAGGCGTAACACCAGAATTGCAAGAGATGCAAATAGCAGCTGACGATAGCTACTGGATCGAGAACTTTGATAAGCTTAATGAGCGTTTTGGACAGTGGTTGTTAGAATAA
- a CDS encoding aspartate aminotransferase family protein yields the protein MTSSDDSAEITAKDRQYLWHAMSPYNPNQGPMVVTQGEGSWITDIEGNRYLDAMSGLWCVNVGYGRQELAEAAYEQLRAMAYYPLSQSHLPAIQLAEKLNEWLEGDYVIFFSNSGSDANETAFKIARQYHQQTGSPLRHKFISRYRAYHGNSMGALAATGQATRKYMYEPLGGGFLHVRPPDNYRRPEGMSIEEFNLFCAREIEERIIWEGQETIAAVIMEPAISGGGVLVPHQIYFDEVQKICKKYNVLLIIDEVICGFGRSGLKFGHMNYNVKPDIVTMAKGLTSGYLPLSATAVRKDIYEAFKEQGEFNHLRHVNTFGGSPACCALALKNLEIIANENLVQRSEKFGERLVAEMSDLMDHRLVGDIRSFGFLMGFELVENKETKEPLSPVAVGKIIAACKAKGLIIGRNGDTVPGFNNILTLSPPLSSTNEDLDFIIQTFKQVMKNN from the coding sequence ATGACCTCTTCGGATGATAGTGCAGAAATTACAGCAAAAGATCGTCAGTATTTGTGGCACGCGATGTCTCCTTATAATCCGAATCAAGGACCAATGGTTGTCACTCAAGGGGAAGGTTCCTGGATTACGGATATTGAAGGGAACCGCTATCTTGATGCAATGTCTGGTCTATGGTGTGTGAATGTAGGCTATGGAAGACAAGAATTAGCGGAAGCTGCTTATGAGCAGTTAAGAGCAATGGCATATTATCCTCTATCTCAAAGTCATCTTCCAGCGATTCAACTAGCAGAGAAACTGAATGAATGGCTTGAAGGGGATTATGTAATCTTTTTTTCTAACAGTGGTTCAGATGCAAATGAAACCGCCTTCAAGATCGCAAGACAATATCATCAGCAAACGGGGTCTCCTCTTCGTCACAAGTTTATATCTCGCTATCGTGCTTATCATGGTAACTCAATGGGAGCATTAGCCGCAACGGGTCAAGCAACCCGCAAGTATATGTATGAACCACTTGGCGGGGGATTTCTTCATGTGCGTCCTCCAGATAACTATCGTCGACCTGAAGGTATGTCAATTGAAGAATTCAACCTCTTCTGTGCACGTGAAATAGAGGAAAGAATCATTTGGGAAGGACAGGAAACTATAGCAGCTGTAATTATGGAACCAGCAATTTCTGGCGGTGGAGTTCTCGTTCCCCATCAGATTTACTTTGACGAAGTCCAAAAAATTTGTAAGAAGTATAATGTGCTGCTCATCATCGATGAAGTCATATGTGGATTTGGTCGTTCCGGGTTGAAGTTTGGACATATGAATTACAATGTTAAGCCAGATATTGTCACGATGGCCAAGGGCTTGACAAGTGGATATTTGCCATTATCAGCAACAGCTGTTCGCAAGGATATATATGAAGCTTTTAAAGAACAAGGTGAATTTAATCATCTTCGACACGTCAATACATTTGGTGGCAGTCCAGCTTGTTGTGCATTAGCTCTCAAAAATCTTGAAATTATAGCGAATGAAAATTTGGTACAACGTTCCGAGAAGTTCGGAGAGCGTTTGGTAGCAGAAATGAGTGATCTTATGGATCACAGACTGGTAGGCGACATTCGCAGTTTTGGTTTTTTGATGGGGTTCGAGCTCGTGGAGAACAAAGAAACGAAAGAACCGTTATCACCTGTAGCTGTAGGTAAAATTATTGCAGCATGTAAAGCCAAAGGTTTGATCATTGGTCGTAATGGCGATACAGTACCGGGATTCAACAATATTCTTACATTATCACCACCACTTTCATCCACAAATGAAGATTTGGATTTTATCATTCAAACATTTAAACAAGTGATGAAAAATAATTAG
- a CDS encoding ABC transporter permease, translating to MWLRVLVVLILFVFILPIVLIIPISFTSVSYFQFPPPSFSLKWYEKVLDSPVWIEVFSRSLIIGVLTAILSMILGTMAAIAFTRLNFRGKNIFVPIMLLPMVVPAVIVAIGLYYFLSPFKLPDTYFGMILSNSVIAIPIVFTLVSASLKGVDRNLELAAIGLGSTPIGAFFKVTVPLMKTGLFSGAMFAFSIVFDEPIISLFMSGANTKTLPVKYWESLRTSIDPSIAVVSTVLIFMTLALFLVQGWISSTAAKRNLKQE from the coding sequence ATGTGGTTAAGGGTTCTAGTTGTTTTAATTCTATTTGTGTTCATACTTCCGATTGTGCTTATTATTCCTATATCCTTTACATCAGTTTCCTATTTTCAGTTTCCACCTCCAAGCTTTTCGCTTAAGTGGTACGAAAAGGTGTTGGATAGTCCAGTTTGGATCGAAGTCTTTTCGCGAAGCTTGATCATTGGTGTCTTGACAGCGATTCTATCTATGATTCTAGGTACGATGGCAGCGATCGCCTTTACACGATTGAATTTTCGGGGCAAAAATATTTTTGTTCCTATCATGCTCTTACCAATGGTTGTACCCGCAGTAATCGTGGCAATTGGGCTTTATTATTTCCTTTCGCCTTTCAAACTGCCAGATACTTATTTCGGGATGATTCTGTCTAATTCGGTTATTGCTATTCCGATTGTGTTTACTCTCGTATCTGCCAGTCTTAAAGGGGTAGATCGCAATTTAGAATTAGCTGCAATTGGACTTGGATCCACGCCTATAGGTGCTTTTTTTAAGGTAACCGTCCCTTTGATGAAAACAGGTTTATTCTCTGGTGCGATGTTTGCTTTTTCAATCGTATTTGACGAGCCGATTATCTCGCTTTTCATGTCAGGTGCGAATACGAAAACGCTACCAGTAAAATATTGGGAAAGCTTGCGTACGAGTATCGATCCTAGCATCGCCGTCGTATCGACTGTTCTGATTTTTATGACCTTAGCTTTATTTCTGGTTCAGGGCTGGATTTCTTCTACTGCTGCAAAGCGAAATTTAAAGCAGGAGTAA
- a CDS encoding saccharopine dehydrogenase C-terminal domain-containing protein has product MNKVVVLGATGTIGKVIVKDLVESGIEVVAADLDQARLDELAAWVGKGVTTVILNIRDFEASKEVLRQGSVCVNATNYVFNLDAMKAASAVGTSILDLGGLFKYTNEQLKLDDQMKLANVLSITGMGSDPGSSNVFCRYGVNLLDTPEEIHIRYGSTSSGTTFAFSADTIIDEAVKPAIAVQKGKLVEIPPLADEEFTQFHEDLGIQKTYSIIHSELATLPTSFPEVKEITYKDTWDPSTIEKVKMLEELGLVDTNALEDGTVPRRQLVSLLTKVLAKKENPVWGTDSLLVEVKGKKNGNQTTVRLELLTRYHHEWAVSPTQYATAIPASIVAQMLLKGEITEKGVKPPELCVDPETYFSYLKSKNVELYITISETQKQ; this is encoded by the coding sequence ATGAATAAAGTAGTTGTTTTAGGCGCAACAGGAACAATTGGAAAAGTGATCGTGAAAGATCTAGTAGAGAGTGGCATTGAGGTTGTAGCTGCAGACCTAGATCAAGCGAGACTGGATGAACTTGCCGCTTGGGTCGGCAAAGGGGTCACCACTGTAATTTTAAATATTAGAGATTTTGAAGCATCCAAAGAAGTGTTACGGCAAGGTAGCGTATGTGTCAATGCGACTAACTATGTTTTTAATCTAGATGCAATGAAAGCTGCATCAGCTGTAGGCACAAGCATACTTGATTTGGGTGGACTCTTTAAATATACGAATGAACAATTGAAGCTCGATGATCAAATGAAGCTTGCGAATGTGCTTTCAATTACAGGCATGGGGTCAGATCCTGGTAGCTCTAACGTATTTTGCAGGTATGGTGTGAATTTACTTGATACTCCTGAAGAAATTCATATTCGCTATGGATCTACATCTTCAGGCACAACGTTTGCCTTTTCTGCAGATACAATCATCGATGAAGCAGTTAAGCCTGCAATCGCTGTACAAAAAGGTAAGTTAGTCGAAATTCCTCCACTAGCAGATGAAGAGTTTACTCAATTCCATGAAGATTTAGGCATTCAAAAAACATATTCCATTATTCATTCCGAGCTAGCAACATTACCTACTAGCTTCCCAGAAGTAAAAGAAATTACCTACAAAGATACTTGGGATCCTTCAACCATCGAGAAAGTTAAAATGCTGGAAGAACTCGGTCTTGTTGATACAAATGCACTGGAAGATGGAACAGTTCCTCGCCGTCAGCTGGTTTCGTTGTTAACTAAAGTGCTTGCCAAGAAGGAAAATCCGGTTTGGGGCACCGATTCTTTATTGGTTGAGGTCAAAGGAAAGAAAAATGGAAATCAGACTACCGTAAGATTAGAATTGTTAACGAGATATCATCATGAGTGGGCAGTCAGTCCAACACAATATGCAACGGCGATTCCGGCTTCAATCGTCGCTCAAATGCTCTTGAAGGGTGAGATTACAGAGAAAGGTGTTAAACCACCTGAGCTGTGTGTTGATCCTGAAACGTATTTCTCCTATTTAAAAAGTAAGAATGTTGAGCTATATATCACGATTAGTGAAACGCAGAAACAGTAG
- a CDS encoding amidohydrolase, protein MQQVDKVDIMITSNAVFTGTEDLPKPASIAIKGNKIVAVGTASEMQELIGPETKVYQFENKLVMPGFNDLHLHVIPGCLMEDNINLLDARSEQEVVDRVAEFAKSRPDELWVQGYMWYHTKWDDSKLPHRSSLDAVIPDRPVFLFHASGHTVWVNSKALEILGINRNTPDPPHGKIMKDEFQEPTGILYESAASIASKQAMNLPENRKRQVFETFLSHAAKYGVTSITDIFKVTDLEINEIDLYEEFEEQEKLTTRIHFLIGLDADIQRAQFYRDKYKSGKLRFSGLKEFLDGVVTTHTANLVEPYTDIPDSHGPLLPEEMRNYVLAADKEGFRIRFHAVGDGAVHYALDLFEEAQQQNGVRDARHTIEHIEVVHPTDIPRFKELDVIASMQPEHMELINKNHYFSCIGERSKYTFAIKSLLDAGAKVVLNTDYPVVSLNPLLEIYRAITRVVGEGELFNEDEAITLTQALQAYTSSAAYGVFRENELGTLEAGKLADLIVIDCDLFNVPTERIKDARVELTMMDGKVIFEKQV, encoded by the coding sequence ATGCAACAAGTTGATAAGGTAGACATTATGATTACAAGTAATGCTGTGTTTACGGGTACTGAAGATTTGCCGAAGCCAGCTTCAATTGCTATCAAAGGTAATAAAATAGTAGCAGTTGGTACAGCATCTGAAATGCAAGAACTCATTGGACCCGAAACTAAAGTTTATCAATTTGAAAATAAACTTGTTATGCCGGGTTTTAATGATTTGCACCTCCATGTTATTCCCGGTTGTCTTATGGAGGATAATATAAATCTCTTAGATGCTCGTTCTGAACAAGAAGTTGTAGATAGGGTTGCTGAATTTGCCAAATCAAGACCTGATGAATTATGGGTTCAAGGTTATATGTGGTATCACACCAAGTGGGACGATTCGAAATTGCCTCATCGTTCCTCCTTGGATGCTGTTATTCCTGACCGTCCAGTTTTTTTATTTCATGCTTCAGGTCATACAGTATGGGTTAATTCTAAGGCTTTGGAAATACTCGGAATTAATCGGAACACACCTGATCCTCCGCATGGGAAGATTATGAAGGATGAGTTTCAAGAGCCTACTGGCATACTTTATGAGTCAGCTGCTAGTATTGCTTCTAAACAGGCAATGAATCTTCCGGAAAATCGAAAAAGACAAGTTTTTGAAACCTTCCTAAGTCATGCTGCTAAATATGGGGTCACCTCAATAACGGATATTTTTAAAGTAACTGATCTAGAAATTAATGAAATTGATCTTTATGAAGAGTTTGAAGAACAAGAGAAGCTGACTACACGAATTCACTTTTTGATCGGGCTTGATGCAGATATTCAGAGGGCACAGTTTTATCGAGATAAGTATAAATCAGGAAAGCTACGTTTCTCTGGACTGAAAGAATTTTTGGACGGAGTTGTGACTACACATACTGCTAACCTTGTTGAGCCTTATACGGATATTCCAGATTCACACGGGCCTTTGCTACCAGAAGAAATGAGAAACTATGTGCTTGCTGCAGATAAAGAGGGGTTCCGTATTCGGTTTCATGCCGTAGGGGATGGCGCAGTGCATTATGCACTTGATCTATTTGAAGAAGCACAACAACAGAATGGGGTTAGAGATGCAAGGCATACAATCGAGCATATCGAGGTCGTACATCCAACTGATATTCCACGGTTTAAAGAATTGGATGTAATCGCATCAATGCAACCAGAGCATATGGAACTAATCAATAAAAATCATTATTTTTCCTGTATAGGGGAGAGAAGTAAGTATACCTTCGCAATTAAGTCATTACTGGATGCAGGAGCGAAGGTCGTATTAAATACGGATTACCCTGTTGTATCCTTAAACCCACTATTAGAAATATACCGAGCCATTACTAGAGTTGTAGGCGAAGGTGAGTTGTTTAATGAAGATGAAGCTATCACTTTAACACAGGCTTTGCAAGCGTATACATCCTCAGCTGCCTATGGTGTTTTTAGAGAAAATGAATTAGGTACACTTGAGGCAGGAAAATTAGCAGATTTAATTGTGATCGATTGCGATCTATTCAATGTACCGACTGAAAGAATAAAGGATGCGAGGGTAGAGTTAACCATGATGGATGGCAAAGTCATCTTTGAAAAACAGGTATAG
- a CDS encoding gamma-aminobutyraldehyde dehydrogenase has protein sequence MIQRKQIFINGEFVDSLSEEYDSILNPATGEVLAEAPICNKEDVDTAVQSAAAAFKTWRNTTPGERSTALLKLADRIEANAEELAVLETQNVGLPIQFSTHLIEFIVDNLRFFASAARLLQGPLSGEYMAQHTSMIRREPLGVVGSIAPWNFPLAMAIWKIGPAIAAGNTVVLKPSELTPLTALKLAELSVGILPPGVFNIVTGHGTEAGAELVRHPEVKMAALTGSVRAGSSIAKEAANSVKKLHLELGGKAPFIVFDDANMEEAVFWSAAGAFYNSGQDCTAATRIYIQENIYDEFIERLVSFVESTVVGDPMLPDTLVGPVISEAHLQKIDGMVQRAVNSGCKILSGGSRMDRPGFFYRPTVIAGAKQSYEIVQEEVFGPVITVMPFETDGEAIEMANDCKYGLASSVWTKNLDRAMRASKELEFGEVWTNTHLSLLSEMPHGGHKMSGYGSDLSVFALEEYTRFKHVMMKFE, from the coding sequence ATGATACAAAGAAAACAAATTTTTATTAATGGAGAATTTGTAGATAGCTTGAGTGAAGAGTACGATTCAATTCTGAATCCAGCAACAGGTGAAGTGCTAGCAGAAGCTCCGATTTGCAATAAAGAGGATGTTGATACTGCCGTGCAATCGGCAGCAGCAGCGTTCAAAACGTGGAGAAATACGACTCCTGGAGAGAGAAGCACGGCATTGTTAAAGCTTGCGGATCGGATCGAGGCTAACGCAGAAGAACTAGCCGTATTGGAAACTCAGAATGTCGGGCTTCCAATTCAATTCTCAACTCATCTCATCGAGTTCATTGTTGACAATTTGAGATTTTTTGCAAGCGCTGCACGTTTGCTGCAAGGGCCTCTCTCGGGAGAATATATGGCTCAGCACACCAGTATGATTCGGCGGGAGCCACTCGGTGTCGTGGGCTCAATCGCTCCATGGAACTTCCCGCTTGCTATGGCGATCTGGAAGATTGGACCTGCAATTGCAGCTGGGAATACAGTCGTTCTCAAGCCTTCCGAGCTTACACCATTAACCGCTTTAAAACTAGCGGAACTTAGTGTTGGCATACTGCCTCCTGGAGTATTCAATATCGTGACTGGTCACGGTACCGAGGCAGGGGCAGAACTTGTTCGTCATCCTGAGGTGAAAATGGCGGCGCTGACAGGAAGTGTTCGTGCGGGTAGCTCGATTGCCAAAGAGGCCGCTAACTCCGTAAAAAAACTTCATCTAGAGCTGGGTGGTAAAGCACCGTTTATTGTATTCGATGATGCGAACATGGAAGAGGCTGTTTTCTGGTCAGCAGCCGGCGCGTTCTATAACAGCGGGCAAGACTGCACAGCTGCAACTCGGATTTATATTCAGGAAAATATCTACGATGAATTTATTGAAAGATTGGTTTCCTTTGTTGAGAGTACCGTAGTCGGAGATCCAATGCTGCCGGATACGCTGGTTGGTCCTGTCATTTCAGAAGCTCATCTTCAGAAAATTGATGGAATGGTGCAGCGTGCTGTCAACAGTGGATGCAAAATCTTGTCAGGCGGTTCACGCATGGATCGTCCTGGTTTCTTCTATCGTCCGACAGTTATTGCAGGCGCAAAGCAATCCTATGAAATTGTTCAGGAAGAAGTGTTTGGCCCTGTGATCACAGTAATGCCGTTTGAAACGGATGGAGAAGCAATTGAAATGGCAAACGATTGTAAATATGGATTAGCTTCTTCTGTGTGGACGAAAAATTTAGATCGCGCGATGAGAGCAAGCAAGGAGCTTGAATTTGGCGAGGTTTGGACAAATACTCATTTGAGTTTGCTAAGCGAGATGCCACACGGTGGACATAAGATGTCGGGGTACGGCTCTGACTTATCTGTCTTTGCTTTAGAAGAGTATACACGCTTTAAACATGTAATGATGAAATTTGAATAA